In a genomic window of Epinephelus lanceolatus isolate andai-2023 chromosome 3, ASM4190304v1, whole genome shotgun sequence:
- the hgsnat gene encoding heparan-alpha-glucosaminide N-acetyltransferase isoform X2 translates to MDEASLTVSNELDTEVVVYWVSQRCYQCLYQQLGVVSAGSSPGHPSSADFVVSTQHEITLQLNNTRSQELCNVPFHFGEHGNYSLWVKNLNNSSTVNCSIVTDEKPVNSYIPILVAFLIFAGLALASAIGTKLLGLDLVKGILFRISGTMETERLINSELGSPGRTVSLVADNILPPPPSPSKRLRSLDTFRGISLVIMVFVNYGGGRYWFFRHESWNGLTVADLVFPWFVFIMGTSIALSINALLRAGSTRRSLLWKVVWRSLQLFLIGLFIINPNYCQGTLSFDNLRIPGVLQRLAWTYLTVACLDLLVARGHLDILPTDAWWSPALDILLYWPAWLCVLLLEVVWLCLTFLLPVPGCPRGYLGPGGIGDMGLYANCTGGAAGYIDRWLLGESHIYQNPSSRMIYATRMPYDPEGVLGSINSILMAFLGLQAGKIILHYRDLHRSIMSRFLVWGLVLGVISAVLTKCSTDQGFIPVNKNLWSLSYVTTLACFAYVLLVLVYYTVDVKKWWSGAPFYYPGMNSILVYVGHEVFEDYFPFRWRMVNSQSHAEHLTQNLVATSCWVLISYLFYRKKVFWKI, encoded by the exons ATGGATGAGGCAAGTCTGACAGTCAGCAATGAGCTGGACACTGAGGTGGTGGTGTACTGGGTGTCACAGCGGTGCTATCAG TGTTTGTACCAGCAGCTAGGGGTGGTATCCGCAGGATCCAGTCCTGGCCATCCCAGTTCggcagactttgttgtgagcacaCAGCATGAAATTACATTACAGCTCAACAACACTAGAAGCCAGGAGCTCTGCAA TGTTCCATTCCACTTTGGGGAACATGGGAACTACTCTCTGTGGGTGAAAAATCTGAACAACTCCTCCACGGTCAACTGCTCCATAGTGACTGATGAGAAGCCTGTCAACAGCTACATAC CAATCCTAGTAGCTTTTCTCATCTTTGCTGGACTGGCATTGGCATCTGCCATTGGAACAAAATTATTAGG GCTCGACCTAGTGAAGGGTATCCTCTTCCGAATTAGCGGCAccatggagacagagaggctcATCAACTCT gaACTGGGCTCCCCTGGCAGGACAGTGTCACTAGTTGCTGACAACATCCTCCCTCCACCACCCAGCCCCAGCAAGAGGCTGCGCTCCCTGGACACATTTAGAGG TATCTCCTTAGTCATTATGGTGTTTGTGAACTACGGAGGTGGACGATACTGGTTCTTTAGACATGAAAGCTGGAATG GCCTCACTGTCGCAGATCTAGTCTTCCCTTG GTTTGTCTTTATAATGGGGACGTCCATCGCGCTGTCAATCAACGCCCTGCTCCGTGCGGGCTCCACACGCCGCTCACTGCTATGGAAGGTCGTGTGGAGGAGCCTGCAGCTCTTCCTCATTGGCCTCTTTATCATCAACCCAAACTACTGCCAAGGAACAT TGTCTTTTGACAACCTGCGGATCCCTGGTGTGTTGCAGCGCCTGGCCTGGACATACTTAACTGTAGCCTGCCTGGATCTGTTGGTGGCGAGAGGTCATCTTGACATCCTTCCAACG GATGCTTGGTGGTCCCCTGCCCTTGACATCTTGCTGTACTGGCCAGCCTGGCTGTGTGTGCTTCTCTTAGAAGTCGTCTGGCTATGCCTCACTTTCCTACTTCCTGTTCCAGGTTGCCCAAG AGGCTACCTGGGTCCAGGTGGGATCGGGGACATGGGCCTGTATGCTAACTGCACCGGTGGCGCGGCTGGTTACATTGACCGATGGCTGCTTGGAGAGAGCCACATCTACCAGAATCCCTCTTCACGG ATGATTTATGCAACTCGTATGCCATACGATCCAGAAGGTGTTCTTGGCAGCATTAATTCTATCCTCATGGCTTTTCTTGGATTACAG GCAGGAAAAATTATCTTACACTACAGAGATCTCCACAGAAGTATAATGTCAAGGTTTCTGGTATGGGGTCTTGTATTG GGAGTCATATCAGCAGTTCTGACCAAGTGTTCCACAGACCAGGGCTTCATTCCTGTTAACAAGAACTTATG GTCACTGTCCTATGTGACGACGCTGGCCTGCTTTGCATATGTGCTGCTAGTTCTGGTCTACTACACCGTGGATGTGAAGAAGTGGTGGTCTGGAGCACCTTTCTACTACCCTG GTATGAACTCCATCCTTGTGTACGTGGGTCACGAAGTGTTTGAGGACTACTTCCCCTTCCGCTGGCGCATGGTCAACAGCCAATCCCACGCCGAACACCTGACCCAGAACCTCGTGGCTACTTCCTGTTGGGTCTTGATCTCCTACTTGTTCTACAGAAAGAAGGTTTTCTGGAAAATTTAG
- the stim2a gene encoding stromal interaction molecule 2, which produces MLPLAPLFLLVFPAALFVAAQGAGDLHGFTFHAGSAGFDPADLCMVVYPPCISEADRYSLEALRSIHQMMDDDQDGGIEVEESVEFIIEDMKQQQTNKHSHLHREDQHITVEELWKGWKSSEVHNWTQDDVLRWLKDFVELPQYERNFKDFKVNGNTLPRIAANEPSFLSGYLRVQDQRDKQKLNIKALDVVLFGPPTRPPHNYMKDLLLIVSVVMGVGGCWFAQAQNKVSKIHIARMMKDLESLQRAEQSLIDLQEQLERAQEEKRNVAEEKQSLEEKMRDEIMGAQEEAYRLHELRQGAVSELSRLRYAEEELEQVRGALKQAEKDMQASWTASEALQLWLQLTHEVEVQYYNVKKHSAELQLATAKEEAERIKKKRSSVFGTLHVAHSSSLDQVDHKILEAKNALSEVTACLRERLHRWQQIERICGFPIIRNPGLSNLTAQLYSDSIPLGVPRVPQPSCSCHSSIHGSIEDLLEESPILPQMPVPVPPLKRSPRTRGSTICRSRRPGVITQPPTTMISPDPDLLIPIRAPYPHEEEGLLMKTLKKQDSQERFTDTEYMASPPLSKMFPSPSVDTPSQKLYHDETELLSDSSITNPFSTEVEAVVESPVRKVSVEELEASADVSCRKVPKDTVLDTSLEVPSLRTSKNESLIEATSRKISRDRSEVPMDVAVRKELSSELDVEFLSRKVERDTKGDLMDTTSKNVYRERGDLPLDVRKLIWNDLDATTDVTYRKMPRDMMGASIDSASRRITRDDVERQYDSVSRRITKDSVGTSLDTASRMLPRNKGECQLDSSVRVLAKDKMVEAARTPPRKISRDELEYCADTASIKMLPRERFEGLMDSSSSAEKKEFGLEPSSRSILREELEMSAGSLRRRILRMPRDDLDTSIDTPTGKISWDRVDVPMEIPEQSVLREEMGVSESSQSLGRIGQPDLMVTSQVPWKSSSDLYTGPLSQLVYDGILEKSCNSMAITPTSLSSSTPSLPQGRLPAETEPPVPPPRAAISSPASSSENGDEKNKHKEKNKKSLRLKNLFKKKNESTPEKIQSGLQKL; this is translated from the exons ATGCTGCCTCTGGCCCCTCTGTTTCTCCTCGTTTTCCCCGCTGCGCTCTTTGTGGCCGCGCAAGGCGCCGGAGACCTCCACGGTTTCACGTTCCACGCTGGGAGCGCAGGTTTCGACCCCGCAG ACCTCTGCATGGTGGTGTATCCACCATGTATTAGCGAGGCGGATCGCTACAGCCTGGAGGCCCTGCGGAGCATCCATCAGATGATGGACGATGACCAAGATGGAGGGATTGAGGTGGAGGAGAGTGTGGAG TTCATCATTGAGGacatgaagcagcagcagaccaaCAAACACAGCCACCTGCACAGAGAAGACCAACACATCACAGTTGAGGAGCTCTGGAAGGGCTGGAAATCgtctgaag TGCATAATTGGACTCAGGATGACGTGCTTCGCTGGCTGAAGGATTTTGTTGAGTTGCCCCAGTATGAAAGGAACTTTAAGGACTTTAAAGTCAATGGAAACACACTCCCTCG GATTGCAGCCAATGAGCCTTCATTCCTGAGTGGCTATCTGAGGGTACAGGAccagagagacaaacagaagCTCAATATCAAAGCTCTGGATGTCGTTCTGTTTGGACCGCCTACAC GTCCCCCTCATAACTACATGAAGGATCTGCTGCTCATTGTATCTGTGGTGATGGGAGTTGGAGGCTGCTGGTTTGCTCAGGCCCAAAACAAAGTCAGTAAAATCCACATAGCCAGGATGATGAAAGATTTGGAAAGTCTGCAGAGGGCTGAACAGAGCCTCATAGATCTGCAGGAACA ACTGGAGCGAGCACAGGAAGAAAAACGTAATGTCGCTGAGGAGAAACAGAGCCTGGAGGAGAAGATGAGGGATGAGATCATGGGGGCGCAGGAGGAGGCTTACCGACTGCATGAGCTGAGGCAGGGAGCTGTCAGTGAGCTCAGCCGCCTCCGATATGCAGAGGAAGAGCTGGAGCAG GTGCGTGGAGCACTGAAGCAGGCAGAGAAGGACATGCAGGCTAGCTGGACGGCCTCAGAGGCCCTCCAGCTATGGTTGCAGCTGACACATGAGGTGGAGGTCCAGTACTACAATGTCAAGAAGCATAGCGCAGAACTACAGCTTGCCACTGCCAAGGAAGAG GCAGAGAGGATTAAGAAGAAAAGGAGTTCTGTGTTTGGCACGCTCCATGTCGCCCACAGCTCCTCTCTCGACCAAGTTGACCACAAGATCCTGGAGGCAAA GAATGCCTTGTCTGAAGTGACAGCCTGCCTGCGGGAGCGCCTTCATCGCTGGCAGCAGATCGAGCGCATCTGTGGCTTCCCCATTATTAGGAATCCTGGCCTATCAAACCTCACTGCTCAGCTCTACTCGGACTCAATTCCCCTTGGAGTTCCCAGAGTGCCTCAGCCATCTTGCTCATGCCATAGCTCCATCCATGGATCTATAGAGGATCTGTTAGAAGAGTCTCCAATCTTACCACAGATGCCAG TTCCAGTTCCACCACTGAAGCGCTCTCCTCGAACCCGAGGATCCACCATATGTCGATCACGTCGTCCCGGTGTGATAACTCAACCACCAACCACTATGATCTCCCCAGACCCTGACCTTCTTATCCCCATCCGAGCCCCATACCCTCATGAGGAAGAGGGACTCCTTATGAAAACTCTAAAGAAACA AGACTCCCAAGAGAGGTTCACAGACACAGAATATATGGCCTCACCTCCTCTAAGCAAGATGTTCCCTAGTCCCAGTGTTGACACTCCCTCTCAAAAGCTCTATCATGATGAAACTGAACTACTTTCAGACAGCTCCATCACAAATCCTTTTAGTACAGAAGTAGAAGCTGTTGTTGAATCTCCAGTTCGCAAAGTTTCTGTAGAAGAGCTTGAAGCTTCTGCAGATGTTTCATGCAGAAAGGTGCCAAAAGACACAGTGTTGGATACTTCTTTGGAAGTCCCCTCTTTGAGGACATCCAAAAATGAGTCTTTGATTGAAGCTACATCAAGGAAGATATCCAGAGACAGGAGTGAAGTTCCCATGGATGTTGCAGTTAGAAAGGAGCTATCCAGTGAGCTGGATGTAGAATTCCTCAGCCGGAAAGTAGAGAGAGATACAAAGGGGGATTTGATGGACACTACTTCAAAGAATGTATACCGAGAAAGAGGTGATTTACCTCTGGATGTGAGAAAGCTGATTTGGAATGATTTAGATGCAACAACAGATGTGACATATAGGAAGATGCCAAGAGATATGATGGGGGCTTCAATTGACAGTGCTTCAAGAAGGATAACACGAGATGATGTTGAGCGTCAGTATGACTCAGTATCCAGAAGGATTACAAAAGATTCAGTGGGAACGTCCTTAGACACAGCGTCTAGAATGCTTCCACGGAACAAAGGAGAATGCCAGCTTGATTCTTCTGTGAGGGTGTTAGCAAAGGACAAAATGGTTGAAGCAGCTAGAACACCACCAAGAAAGATATCCAGAGATGAACTAGAGTATTGTGCAGATACTGCTTCCATAAAGATGCTACCCAGAGAGAGATTTGAAGGACTAATGGATAGCTCGTCCTCTGCAGAGAAGAAAGAGTTTGGTTTGGAACCATCAAGTAGGAGCATACTGAGAGAAGAACTCGAGATGTCCGCTGGTTCTCTCAGAAGGAGAATACTAAGAATGCCAAGAGATGACCTAGACACTTCCATAGACACTCCCACAGGTAAAATCTCCTGGGATAGAGTTGATGTTCCAATGGAAATTCCTGAACAATCAGTACTGAGGGAAGAGATGGGAGTATCTGAATCAAGTCAATCTCTAGGTCGAATTGGACAGCCAGACCTTATGGTAACGTCCCAGGTACCATGGAAGTCCTCGTCAGACCTTTACACTGGCCCATTGAGCCAGCTTGTGTATGATGGAATCCTTGAGAAGTCCTGTAACTCCATGGCCATTACCCCAACCAGTCTCTCTTCCTCAACACCCAGCTTACCCCAGGGCAGGCTGCCAGCAGAGACAGAGCCACCAGTGCCACCACCAAGGGCTGCCATCTCATCTCCAGCATCATCCTCTGAGAATGGAGATGAGAAGAACAAGCACAAGGAAAAGAACAAGAAATCCTTAAGGCTgaaaaatctttttaaaaagaaaaatgagtcaACTCCAGAGAAGATTCAAAGTGGTCTTCAGAAACTCTGA
- the hgsnat gene encoding heparan-alpha-glucosaminide N-acetyltransferase isoform X1, which yields MAKRKLKKSKETSSVVGGKRTNTKEMTQPEKNMFPLAALALFVAVCVVPLTAEISTSGHPHRRRIVLKMDEASLTVSNELDTEVVVYWVSQRCYQCLYQQLGVVSAGSSPGHPSSADFVVSTQHEITLQLNNTRSQELCNVPFHFGEHGNYSLWVKNLNNSSTVNCSIVTDEKPVNSYIPILVAFLIFAGLALASAIGTKLLGLDLVKGILFRISGTMETERLINSELGSPGRTVSLVADNILPPPPSPSKRLRSLDTFRGISLVIMVFVNYGGGRYWFFRHESWNGLTVADLVFPWFVFIMGTSIALSINALLRAGSTRRSLLWKVVWRSLQLFLIGLFIINPNYCQGTLSFDNLRIPGVLQRLAWTYLTVACLDLLVARGHLDILPTDAWWSPALDILLYWPAWLCVLLLEVVWLCLTFLLPVPGCPRGYLGPGGIGDMGLYANCTGGAAGYIDRWLLGESHIYQNPSSRMIYATRMPYDPEGVLGSINSILMAFLGLQAGKIILHYRDLHRSIMSRFLVWGLVLGVISAVLTKCSTDQGFIPVNKNLWSLSYVTTLACFAYVLLVLVYYTVDVKKWWSGAPFYYPGMNSILVYVGHEVFEDYFPFRWRMVNSQSHAEHLTQNLVATSCWVLISYLFYRKKVFWKI from the exons ATGGCAAAAAGGAAACTAAAAAAGTCCAAAGAAACATCTTCAGTCGTAGGGGGGAAGCGGACAAACACAAAAGAAATGACACAACCAGAGAAAAATATGTTTCCCCTTGCTGCTCTTGCTTTATTTGTAGCCGTTTGCGTGGTGCCGCTGACAGCCGAAATATCTACCT CTGGCCACCCTCATCGAAGACGCATAGTCCTGAAGATGGATGAGGCAAGTCTGACAGTCAGCAATGAGCTGGACACTGAGGTGGTGGTGTACTGGGTGTCACAGCGGTGCTATCAG TGTTTGTACCAGCAGCTAGGGGTGGTATCCGCAGGATCCAGTCCTGGCCATCCCAGTTCggcagactttgttgtgagcacaCAGCATGAAATTACATTACAGCTCAACAACACTAGAAGCCAGGAGCTCTGCAA TGTTCCATTCCACTTTGGGGAACATGGGAACTACTCTCTGTGGGTGAAAAATCTGAACAACTCCTCCACGGTCAACTGCTCCATAGTGACTGATGAGAAGCCTGTCAACAGCTACATAC CAATCCTAGTAGCTTTTCTCATCTTTGCTGGACTGGCATTGGCATCTGCCATTGGAACAAAATTATTAGG GCTCGACCTAGTGAAGGGTATCCTCTTCCGAATTAGCGGCAccatggagacagagaggctcATCAACTCT gaACTGGGCTCCCCTGGCAGGACAGTGTCACTAGTTGCTGACAACATCCTCCCTCCACCACCCAGCCCCAGCAAGAGGCTGCGCTCCCTGGACACATTTAGAGG TATCTCCTTAGTCATTATGGTGTTTGTGAACTACGGAGGTGGACGATACTGGTTCTTTAGACATGAAAGCTGGAATG GCCTCACTGTCGCAGATCTAGTCTTCCCTTG GTTTGTCTTTATAATGGGGACGTCCATCGCGCTGTCAATCAACGCCCTGCTCCGTGCGGGCTCCACACGCCGCTCACTGCTATGGAAGGTCGTGTGGAGGAGCCTGCAGCTCTTCCTCATTGGCCTCTTTATCATCAACCCAAACTACTGCCAAGGAACAT TGTCTTTTGACAACCTGCGGATCCCTGGTGTGTTGCAGCGCCTGGCCTGGACATACTTAACTGTAGCCTGCCTGGATCTGTTGGTGGCGAGAGGTCATCTTGACATCCTTCCAACG GATGCTTGGTGGTCCCCTGCCCTTGACATCTTGCTGTACTGGCCAGCCTGGCTGTGTGTGCTTCTCTTAGAAGTCGTCTGGCTATGCCTCACTTTCCTACTTCCTGTTCCAGGTTGCCCAAG AGGCTACCTGGGTCCAGGTGGGATCGGGGACATGGGCCTGTATGCTAACTGCACCGGTGGCGCGGCTGGTTACATTGACCGATGGCTGCTTGGAGAGAGCCACATCTACCAGAATCCCTCTTCACGG ATGATTTATGCAACTCGTATGCCATACGATCCAGAAGGTGTTCTTGGCAGCATTAATTCTATCCTCATGGCTTTTCTTGGATTACAG GCAGGAAAAATTATCTTACACTACAGAGATCTCCACAGAAGTATAATGTCAAGGTTTCTGGTATGGGGTCTTGTATTG GGAGTCATATCAGCAGTTCTGACCAAGTGTTCCACAGACCAGGGCTTCATTCCTGTTAACAAGAACTTATG GTCACTGTCCTATGTGACGACGCTGGCCTGCTTTGCATATGTGCTGCTAGTTCTGGTCTACTACACCGTGGATGTGAAGAAGTGGTGGTCTGGAGCACCTTTCTACTACCCTG GTATGAACTCCATCCTTGTGTACGTGGGTCACGAAGTGTTTGAGGACTACTTCCCCTTCCGCTGGCGCATGGTCAACAGCCAATCCCACGCCGAACACCTGACCCAGAACCTCGTGGCTACTTCCTGTTGGGTCTTGATCTCCTACTTGTTCTACAGAAAGAAGGTTTTCTGGAAAATTTAG
- the rbpja gene encoding recombination signal binding protein for immunoglobulin kappa J region a gives MAPVVTGKFGERPQRLTREAMRNYLKEKDDQTVLILHAKVAQKSYGNEKRFFCPPPCVYLLGSGWKKKLEKMEKEGCTEQEAQPCAFIGIGNSEQEMQQLNLEGKHFCTAKTLYISDSDKRKHFMLSVKMLYGNSANIGVFLSKRIKVISKPSKKKQSLKNADLCIASGTKVALFNRLRSQTVSTRYLHVEGGNFLASSQQWGAFYIHLLDDEESEGEEFAVRDGYIHYGQTVKLVCSVTGMALPRLVIRKVDKQTALVDADDPVSQLHKCAFYLKDTDRMYLCLSQERIIQFQATQCSKESNKEIVNDGASWTIISTDKAEYTFYEGMGPVPTPVTPVPVVESLQLNGGGDVAMLELTGQNFTPNLRVWFGDVEADTMYRCGESVLCVVPDISAFREGWRWVRQPVQVPVTLVRNDGVIYATALTFTYTPEPGPRPHCSAAGAILRTHSTSSSSPASSSSPSSSLGGLGDGHGAYSSSDSGMSSGASTMSVLS, from the exons ATGGCGCCCGTTGTTACGGG GAAGTTTGGTGAGCGACCTCAGCGTTTAACAAG GGAGGCTATGAGGAATTACTTGAAGGAAAAAGATGATCAAACAGTTCTCATACTGCATGCAAAAGTTGCACAGAAGTCATATGGCAATGAAAAAAG GTTTTTCTGCCCTCCACCATGTGTGTATCTGTTGGGCAGTGGCTGGAAGAAGAAGTtagagaagatggagaaggaGGGTTGCACGGAGCAGGAGGCCCAGCCATGTGCGTTCATTGGGATAGGCAACAGTGAGCAGGAGATGCAGCAACTCAATCTGGAAGGGAAG CACTTCTGCACAGCTAAGACGCTGTATATCAGTGACTCAGATAAAAGGAAACACTTCATGCTGTCTGTGAAGATGTTGTATGGGAACAGTGCCAACATAGGAGTCTTCCTCAGCAAGAGGATCAAGGTCATCTCCAAGCCATCCAAGAAGAAACAGTCCCTGAAAAATGCAGATT TGTGTATAGCTTCGGGGACTAAGGTGGCGCTGTTTAACCGTCTGCGCTCCCAGACAGTCAGCACCAGGTATCTTCATGTGGAGGGGGGGAATTTTCTTGCCAGCTCCCAACAGTGGGGTGCCTTCTACATCCACCTCT TGGACGATGAGGAGTCTGAAGGAGAGGAGTTTGCTGTGAGAGATGGTTATATTCACTACGGTCAGACAGTCAAATTGGTTTGCTCTGTTACTGGCATGGCCCTGCCCAGACTG GTCATTCGCAAAGTGGACAAGCAGACTGCATTAGTGGATGCAGATGACCCAGTGTCCCAGCTTCACAAGTGTGCCTTCTACCTAAAAGATACAGACAGAATgtatctctgtctctcacagGAGAGGATCATCCAGTTCCAG gCCACACAGTGCTCCAAAGAAAGTAACAAGGAGATTGTTAACGATGGGGCTTCCTGGACTATCATTAGCACTGACAAGGCGGAGTACACCTTTTATGAGGGAATGGGCCCCGTCCCAACACCGGTCACGCCTGTCCCTGTGGTGGAAAGTCTGCAG TTAAATGGTGGAGGAGATGTAGCTATGTTAGAGCTGACTGGACAGAACTTCACCCCCAACCTCAGAGTGTGGTTCGGAGATGTGGAGGCTGACACCATGTACAG ATGTGGGGAGAGCGTCCTGTGTGTGGTGCCGGACATTTCCGCCTTCAGGGAGGGCTGGCGCTGGGTGAGACAGCCGGTTCAGGTTCCTGTCACGCTCGTCCGCAATGATGGAGTCATCTACGCCACCGCCCTCACCTTCACCTACACCCCTGAACCGGGGCCCCGACCCCACTGCAGTGCTGCTGGCGCCATCCTGCGGACACATAGCACCTCTTCTTCATCACCAGCATCCTCGTCTTCACCATCATCCTCGTTGGGGGGGCTCGGGGACGGCCACGGCGCTTACAGCAGCAGTGACTCGGGCATGTCGTCAGGGGCGTCGACCATGTCGGTGCTCTCATAG